One Capsicum annuum cultivar UCD-10X-F1 chromosome 2, UCD10Xv1.1, whole genome shotgun sequence genomic window carries:
- the LOC124896278 gene encoding heat stress transcription factor A-6a-like, translated as MEIDRGKGKMTEIDNIVEMLGEGYEGLEDVHIDISMLEYDDDDKQCNEVIHGNAVTATARELLFSSSSNRRNSQKQGCPFVLKIYEMLADIQFKSLISWTNNGTSFIIHDNHRFAVEVLPRFFRHNNLSSFICQLNCYGFKKVNWDKFEFRHEWFQRGKGQWLKKIKRKPSKSQMNEQLTDRQGIDETAAFTIGKEIEEIRAEQAAMREEIIVLQRQLDMFEKEMEDINQAGDNLSSKKAKICMLLFNTLLGQAQDGEVEDGVETRGKGNRGEKRKVQVEGELEGDNEGSKKIAGAADFKSDSYLGKMLMDEMNLNNLAHEQPDNFLESEELAGSSTFWIDYVEKMDHKTIFSGAGPAFSQSQESHLEPLQYTYLLVIMS; from the exons ATGGAAATAGATAGAGGAAAAGGCAAAATGACAGAGATTGATAATATTGTTGAAATGTTGGGAGAAGGTTATGAAGGGCTAGAAGATGTTCACATAGATATATCAATGCTAGagtatgatgatgatgataaacaATGCAATGAAGTAATTCATGGAAATGCTGTTACTGCTACTGCTAGGGAGTTGTTGTTTTCATCTTCATCGAATCGTCGCAATTCTCAAAAGCAAGGATGTCCCTTTGTATTGAAGATTTATGAAATGCTTGCTGATATTCAGTTCAAGTCCTTGATTTCATGGACCAATAATGGGACCAGCTTCATTATCCATGACAATCATAGATTTGCTGTTGAAGTTCTTCCCCGGTTCTTTCGACACAACAATCTCTCCAGCTTCATCTGCCAGCTAAACTGCTAT GGATTCAAGAAAGTGAATTGGGACAAATTTGAGTTTCGGCATGAATGGTTTCAGAGGGGAAAAGGGCAGTGgttgaagaagataaagaggaAGCCTAGTAAGTCCCAGATGAATGAGCAGCTAACGGATCGACAAGGTATAGATGAAACAGCTGCATTTACAATAGGGAAGGAAATTGAAGAAATCAGAGCAGAGCAAGCCGCGATGAGGGAAGAGATTATAGTGCTGCAACGGCAACTAGACATGTTCGAGAAAGAGATGGAAGACATTAATCAAGCCGGGGATAATTTGTCCTCTAAGAAAGCCAAAATTTGCATGCTCTTGTTCAACACTTTACTTGGACAGGCTCAGGATGGGGAGGTAGAAGATGGTGTTGAAACTAGGGGAAAGGGCAATCGAGGCGAAAAAAGGAAAGTGCAAGTAGAAGGAGAGTTGGAGGGAGATAATGAAGGGAGCAAGAAGATTGCAGGTGCTGCAGATTTCAAGTCTGATTCATATTTGGGAAAAATGCTCATGGACGAGATGAACTTGAATAATTTGGCTCATGAACAACCTGATAATTTCTTGGAGTCGGAGGAGCTGGCTGGAAGTTCAACTTTTTGGATTGATTATGTGGAAAAGATGGATCACAAGACTATCTTCTCTGGAGCTGGTCCTGCCTTCTCTCAGTCACAGGAAAGCCACCTTGAACCATTACAATATACTTATCTGCTAGTCATAATGtcataa